From the Oleiphilus messinensis genome, one window contains:
- the thrH gene encoding bifunctional phosphoserine phosphatase/homoserine phosphotransferase ThrH: MELACLDLEGVLIPEIWIAFAEKTGIEALKATTRDIPDYDVLMKQRLRILDEHGYGLPAIQEVIGELDPLEGAADFLNWLREHFQVVILSDTFYEFAMPLMAKLGFPTLLCHKLEVDDSGKITNYLLRQRDPKRQSVRAFQLLNYRVIASGDSYNDTTMLAQAEKGILFKSPQNVIDEFPQYPAVHTYEELKEEFKNASLKQF, translated from the coding sequence GTGGAATTAGCCTGTTTGGACCTTGAAGGGGTATTGATCCCGGAAATTTGGATCGCCTTTGCTGAGAAAACCGGAATAGAGGCGCTTAAAGCCACGACCCGTGATATTCCGGATTATGATGTACTGATGAAGCAGCGCTTACGGATTCTGGACGAGCATGGCTATGGCCTGCCAGCAATCCAGGAAGTTATCGGTGAGCTGGATCCATTAGAAGGTGCTGCGGATTTTCTGAACTGGCTGCGTGAACACTTCCAGGTGGTTATTCTGTCTGACACGTTCTACGAATTTGCCATGCCTTTGATGGCCAAGCTGGGTTTCCCCACGTTGTTGTGCCACAAACTGGAAGTTGATGACAGTGGCAAGATCACCAACTACCTTTTGCGCCAACGTGACCCTAAAAGACAATCTGTCAGAGCGTTCCAACTGCTGAATTACCGGGTTATCGCATCGGGTGACTCTTATAATGACACCACCATGCTGGCGCAGGCGGAGAAAGGTATTCTGTTCAAGTCGCCACAAAATGTAATCGACGAGTTTCCGCAGTATCCTGCCGTTCACACCTATGAAGAACTGAAAGAAGAATTCAAGAACGCCAGCTTGAAACAGTTCTAA
- a CDS encoding phosphoadenylyl-sulfate reductase → MSDLIQNIDQVAAEYASKSPREILKLALSEFDNIAISFSGAEDVALIELAKSLKLNFKVFTLDTGRLHPETYRFIDRVRVHYDIDIETLFPHAADVEALVRKKGLFSFYEDGHKECCSIRKVAPLKRKLGGLDAWITGQRKDQSPGTRSEVPVVQIDEGNSDERRKLVKFNPLANWTSKEVWDYLTISEAPYNELHEKGFISIGCEPCTRPVLPGQHEREGRWWWEESTQKECGLHPGKK, encoded by the coding sequence ATGTCTGATTTAATTCAAAACATTGACCAAGTTGCAGCAGAATACGCAAGCAAGTCTCCACGGGAGATTCTCAAACTGGCACTCAGCGAGTTCGACAATATCGCCATCTCGTTCAGCGGAGCAGAAGACGTAGCCCTGATTGAACTCGCCAAAAGTCTCAAACTCAACTTCAAAGTATTCACTCTGGATACCGGGCGTTTACACCCTGAAACCTATCGTTTTATCGATCGTGTTCGAGTCCACTATGACATCGACATCGAGACCCTTTTCCCCCATGCTGCGGATGTTGAAGCGCTGGTTCGGAAGAAAGGTCTGTTCAGTTTTTATGAAGACGGGCACAAAGAATGTTGCAGTATCCGCAAAGTCGCCCCTCTGAAGCGTAAACTAGGTGGACTGGATGCGTGGATCACCGGGCAACGAAAAGACCAAAGCCCCGGCACCCGGTCTGAGGTGCCCGTGGTACAGATCGATGAAGGCAATTCTGATGAACGCCGCAAGCTGGTAAAATTCAATCCACTGGCGAACTGGACATCCAAAGAAGTCTGGGATTATCTGACTATTTCAGAAGCGCCCTATAACGAGCTACACGAAAAAGGCTTTATCAGTATCGGATGTGAACCCTGCACCCGCCCTGTTCTGCCAGGGCAACACGAGCGCGAAGGTCGCTGGTGGTGGGAAGAGTCCACTCAGAAAGAGTGCGGCCTGCATCCCGGCAAGAAATAG